A region of Maridesulfovibrio sp. DNA encodes the following proteins:
- a CDS encoding HDOD domain-containing protein, whose protein sequence is MQQYVGQTTTLNPQIKEAAIKYVRQMFRQAGDSDLIRVLKKESFKDIYKKMIVEPDEFLPKPRPAGVEPWVGPVPEGPRDFLKSKVVLPSLPQVLIEIQKVIKDPDSSAEDLAEVINKDPKLVAAILRLANSAMFNFRSEVDTPSRAIALLGFKQASSLALGTVSLSLFKRTADAQILKVEKFWKHSIACGIIAQEIAREAGYNDIEHFFVGGMLHDIGLYVEFESDRSLALEIYESARTNGISLYDAEINLLGFDHATLGGVIAEDWNFPKSLVLAAAGHNDPVLAKKEPDAGVIYVADFIARAMGFDVGLSPVLGVFDHEIYESFGLSAESFVYMIPEVRKQIDETFEILNPA, encoded by the coding sequence ATGCAGCAATATGTTGGACAAACAACAACGCTTAATCCGCAGATAAAAGAAGCGGCAATTAAATACGTGCGACAGATGTTCCGTCAGGCCGGTGATTCCGATTTGATCCGGGTTTTGAAGAAAGAATCTTTTAAAGATATTTACAAAAAGATGATTGTGGAACCGGATGAATTTCTTCCCAAACCGCGCCCTGCAGGTGTGGAGCCGTGGGTAGGGCCGGTACCCGAAGGACCGCGTGATTTTTTGAAGTCAAAGGTAGTTCTTCCGTCTTTGCCTCAGGTTCTGATCGAAATTCAGAAAGTCATCAAGGATCCTGACAGTTCTGCGGAAGATCTGGCAGAAGTAATCAACAAAGACCCGAAACTGGTCGCCGCTATTCTGCGCTTGGCTAACAGTGCCATGTTCAATTTTAGGTCCGAGGTGGATACACCATCCCGTGCTATCGCTTTGTTGGGGTTTAAACAGGCCAGCTCTCTCGCATTAGGTACCGTTTCTCTTAGTTTATTCAAGCGTACCGCAGATGCTCAGATCCTGAAAGTTGAAAAGTTCTGGAAACATTCCATTGCCTGCGGAATAATTGCGCAGGAAATAGCAAGAGAAGCCGGTTATAATGATATCGAGCATTTTTTTGTGGGCGGCATGCTTCATGATATCGGTCTTTATGTTGAGTTTGAAAGTGACAGGTCGCTTGCTTTGGAAATTTATGAATCTGCCCGTACCAATGGCATCAGTCTTTATGATGCCGAGATTAATCTGCTCGGTTTTGACCATGCTACTCTGGGGGGGGTGATTGCTGAAGACTGGAATTTTCCTAAATCTCTGGTGCTTGCTGCTGCCGGGCACAATGATCCGGTGTTAGCCAAAAAAGAACCTGATGCCGGTGTTATTTATGTTGCTGATTTTATTGCTCGGGCTATGGGCTTTGATGTCGGACTGTCTCCTGTTCTTGGTGTTTTTGACCATGAAATCTATGAAAGTTTTGGGCTTAGTGCCGAATCATTTGTTTATATGATACCGGAAGTTCGAAAGCAGATTGATGAAACTTTTGAAATTTTGAATCCCGCTTAA
- a CDS encoding HDOD domain-containing protein, producing the protein MRPDIKEAASHYVHRLFLQAGNSSLVRLLKKEAFKRIYRQMINDPDSLLPRTFPSDVEPWSGEKPQGPEDFLKGTVTLPSLPHVQSRLREVLNDPESTAQDLVDIICKDPKLATSVLRLANSGIYEIEEKIETPSKAVALLGFQKAGSLALGTVSLSMFKRKNKAVLDLEKFWKHSIACGVVAQEISVAAGLGDPELFFAGGLMHDIGLHMIFESDYSLGVTLFRLAGSEGYNLYEAEQDILGFNHADLGGYILEKWKSPRQLIAAAGGHHNPHKVKTDPDAMVIHVADFIAQALGFGLDISSVIGSIDPAAWQKIGITADQLIELLPKIRRLIDDIFQILED; encoded by the coding sequence GTGAGACCAGATATCAAAGAGGCTGCATCGCACTATGTGCATAGACTCTTTTTGCAAGCCGGAAATAGCAGCCTTGTCCGTCTGCTCAAAAAAGAGGCTTTTAAGCGTATCTATAGACAGATGATCAATGATCCGGATTCTCTTTTGCCCCGGACTTTCCCTTCTGATGTAGAGCCATGGAGCGGGGAAAAACCGCAAGGTCCAGAAGATTTTCTTAAAGGAACAGTTACGTTGCCTTCGCTGCCTCATGTCCAATCCCGGTTGCGAGAAGTTCTTAACGATCCTGAAAGTACAGCTCAGGATCTTGTTGATATTATCTGCAAAGATCCCAAGCTTGCGACCTCGGTACTGCGGCTGGCAAACAGCGGCATATACGAGATAGAAGAAAAAATAGAGACCCCTTCCAAGGCCGTTGCTCTTCTTGGTTTTCAGAAAGCAGGTTCTCTGGCCCTCGGGACTGTCTCTCTCAGCATGTTCAAACGTAAGAACAAGGCTGTCCTTGATTTGGAGAAGTTTTGGAAGCATTCAATAGCCTGCGGGGTTGTGGCGCAGGAAATTTCTGTAGCTGCCGGCCTCGGTGATCCCGAGCTTTTTTTTGCGGGCGGTCTGATGCACGACATAGGGCTGCATATGATTTTTGAAAGCGACTACAGCTTGGGTGTTACGCTGTTCAGGTTGGCCGGAAGCGAAGGATATAATCTTTACGAGGCTGAGCAGGATATACTCGGTTTCAATCATGCTGATCTCGGTGGATATATCCTTGAAAAGTGGAAGTCTCCGCGACAGCTGATTGCTGCGGCAGGGGGGCACCATAATCCGCACAAGGTGAAAACAGACCCTGATGCCATGGTCATTCATGTTGCTGATTTTATTGCACAGGCTTTGGGATTTGGATTAGATATTTCTTCGGTGATCGGTTCTATCGACCCTGCCGCGTGGCAGAAAATAGGTATTACGGCAGATCAGCTGATTGAGCTGTTGCCGAAGATTAGACGATTGATTGATGATATTTTTCAGATTCTTGAAGACTAA
- a CDS encoding MBL fold metallo-hydrolase, translated as MYFKQLTTEGLGCYSYVIGCPAAGEMVIVDPRRDVQEYLDISREEGMKITGVINTHVHADHVGGEQELKSLVGAELFIHENADVGYEHTPIKEGDTITVGAAKLDFLYTPGHTPNAISILVTDIMRGAEPWMILTGDLLFVGDIGRPDLPGDEILDEQVENLYNSLYVKLGELPDYLEVYPAHGQGSLCGKGMSAKPSSTLGYERRYNPMLRFKTFEDFKVKVMESFPSRPKSFTHIINTNFKGAPLLERCPLDRAMNPEKFKQMIDQGCTVIDVRDAAGFGGFHIPGSLNIGLEKQLANWVGMAVEPDSDLLLVVNSKEDYDRMCTELHRIGYDRIFGYLHGGMAAWLLAGYPVEGLAQKSTQQLHDAITEGKEFTLIDVRTPAEVAAGKIKGAIHKPFAKILDEGIDVDKDSPIIVMCGSGYRSNIAGSYLQSNGYTQVCSLAGGAIAWTRSGFEMEH; from the coding sequence ATGTATTTCAAACAACTGACAACAGAAGGTCTCGGCTGTTATTCATACGTTATCGGCTGTCCTGCCGCAGGCGAAATGGTCATTGTGGACCCGCGCAGGGATGTTCAGGAATACCTTGATATTTCCCGCGAGGAAGGCATGAAGATCACCGGAGTCATCAACACCCATGTCCATGCCGACCATGTGGGAGGTGAGCAGGAGCTGAAATCGCTTGTCGGTGCTGAACTTTTCATCCACGAAAACGCGGATGTAGGTTACGAACATACCCCCATCAAAGAAGGTGACACAATCACCGTGGGTGCAGCCAAACTGGACTTTCTATATACCCCCGGACACACCCCCAACGCCATTTCCATTCTGGTCACCGACATAATGCGCGGGGCGGAACCGTGGATGATCCTCACCGGGGACCTGCTTTTTGTGGGTGATATAGGAAGACCTGATCTGCCCGGAGATGAAATTCTGGATGAACAAGTCGAGAACCTTTACAACAGCCTGTATGTAAAACTGGGTGAACTGCCTGATTATCTGGAAGTATACCCCGCTCACGGTCAGGGGTCACTCTGCGGTAAAGGCATGAGCGCAAAGCCCAGCAGCACCCTCGGCTACGAGCGGCGATACAATCCCATGCTCCGGTTCAAAACCTTTGAGGATTTCAAAGTCAAAGTCATGGAATCGTTCCCCAGCCGTCCGAAATCCTTTACCCACATTATCAATACCAACTTCAAAGGCGCTCCGCTGCTTGAACGCTGTCCGCTGGACCGGGCCATGAACCCGGAAAAATTCAAACAGATGATAGATCAGGGCTGTACGGTGATTGATGTCCGTGACGCTGCCGGTTTCGGTGGCTTCCACATACCCGGCAGTCTGAATATCGGCCTTGAGAAACAACTCGCCAACTGGGTGGGCATGGCTGTTGAACCGGATTCAGACCTCTTGCTGGTAGTCAATTCCAAGGAAGATTATGACCGCATGTGCACCGAACTGCACCGCATAGGTTATGACCGGATATTCGGTTACCTGCACGGCGGCATGGCTGCGTGGCTGCTTGCCGGATACCCGGTGGAAGGGCTGGCCCAGAAATCAACCCAGCAGTTGCATGATGCCATAACTGAAGGCAAAGAATTCACCCTGATCGATGTGCGTACACCGGCTGAAGTAGCCGCAGGAAAGATAAAAGGGGCTATCCACAAACCTTTTGCCAAAATTCTTGATGAAGGTATCGACGTGGACAAGGACAGCCCGATTATAGTCATGTGCGGCTCCGGTTACCGCTCCAATATTGCTGGAAGCTACCTGCAGAGTAACGGCTACACGCAGGTCTGCTCTCTGGCTGGCGGAGCCATAGCGTGGACACGCTCAGGTTTTGAAATGGAACATTAA
- a CDS encoding desulfoferrodoxin family protein: MNTRRKFMVMSAAATAAVFMPLTKAAADKSPMYPSNVIYTSKDPGVWAKKAATHLPQMEVENGEAVIRTLHPMTKEHYIVRHTLVDDNGNVVGTNTFSNTDPKAVSRFKLPEGSKGKKFYATSFCNKHDFWVSPVTI, from the coding sequence ATGAATACCAGAAGAAAATTCATGGTTATGTCTGCCGCTGCCACAGCAGCTGTCTTTATGCCTTTAACCAAAGCTGCTGCAGACAAAAGCCCAATGTACCCTTCAAACGTAATCTATACCAGCAAAGACCCGGGCGTATGGGCTAAAAAAGCTGCCACCCACCTTCCGCAGATGGAAGTGGAAAACGGTGAGGCTGTAATCCGCACTCTGCACCCCATGACCAAGGAGCATTATATTGTCCGGCATACGCTTGTTGATGATAATGGAAATGTTGTGGGTACAAATACTTTCTCCAACACTGACCCAAAAGCGGTCTCCCGTTTTAAACTTCCAGAGGGCAGCAAGGGTAAAAAATTCTATGCCACCAGCTTCTGTAACAAACACGATTTCTGGGTCAGCCCGGTAACCATCTAG
- a CDS encoding ATP-binding protein — protein sequence MAYLKKWWLTLCFILLTVILTAIIIIPHSTTSRNVLTGLSRDIMLNISAYTLDKSESYLQPAEKAAELTRFLADSNIVSSEQSAHMLRYFIEQLSLHQQFYGIYYGSTKGEFFMVARSEDKVKGGLLTKTVRIKDSGRITKKTWITPKMEEFENVIDPLDRYDPRKRPWFIDALINNDVIWTSPYIFFTSQKPGITTASPVYDKKGNLQGVVGVDITIDELSTFLGGLNIGKNGKAFIVDTSGNVVAFPDINALKQTTQNNKIRLSKITELPDPLCIKAYNSLRILPDRLPKAPVFTTFKHNGDRYNAVFTPFKNSHWPWIIGIYIPENDYLGEIKEDYMFSLITAALAVLLSGLIGWIVARKLDTAKKNAIAANHAKSQFMAVMSHEIRTPMNVILGTTDLLKHSNPSEEQKKYIKLLDDSGAGLLASINDILDMSKAEAGLLDLDNIELNPSEIIRQACTVFEVSAAQKEIELVCTFNDILPERVMGDPARFKQILLNLIGNAVKFTDSGGVYVQAGCTHLSNQMVELKIEIRDSGPGIPPERQKAIFDQFSRYDNSISRESMGIGLGLSISKKLCELMNGDISVTSIPGSGSTFIFTITMPETGAIPPAETKEAAKPENKKLPRKILLIEDNRSNRMLFEHFISDSPHIMKCAANGEEGVEIFKEFQPDIIFMDIEMPVMDGYKATSEIRDWEKIIGQPEIPIIALSAHAIKGTAEEARKSGCTSYMTKPVTKTQFLEKIEGEYNTDLN from the coding sequence ATGGCTTACTTGAAAAAGTGGTGGCTGACCCTCTGTTTCATCTTGCTGACGGTGATCCTGACGGCAATCATTATTATTCCCCACTCCACCACTTCACGCAATGTGCTGACCGGGCTTTCCCGTGACATCATGCTCAACATATCAGCATATACGCTGGATAAATCCGAAAGCTATCTTCAACCAGCTGAAAAAGCAGCAGAACTAACCCGTTTTCTTGCAGACAGTAATATTGTCAGCAGTGAGCAGTCCGCACATATGCTCAGATATTTCATTGAGCAACTTTCCCTGCATCAACAGTTTTACGGAATTTATTATGGAAGCACCAAAGGTGAATTCTTCATGGTCGCCCGCTCTGAGGATAAAGTTAAGGGGGGATTATTAACAAAAACAGTCAGAATCAAAGATAGCGGGAGAATCACAAAAAAGACCTGGATAACCCCGAAAATGGAAGAATTTGAAAACGTAATTGACCCGCTGGACAGGTATGACCCGCGAAAGCGGCCATGGTTCATTGACGCACTTATCAATAACGATGTGATCTGGACCTCTCCATATATTTTTTTCACCAGCCAAAAACCGGGAATAACTACGGCAAGCCCGGTCTACGATAAAAAAGGGAACCTGCAGGGAGTTGTAGGTGTAGACATAACCATAGATGAACTTTCAACTTTCCTAGGCGGATTGAACATAGGCAAAAACGGGAAGGCTTTTATTGTGGATACCAGCGGAAATGTTGTAGCCTTCCCGGATATAAACGCGCTTAAGCAGACCACCCAGAACAACAAAATCCGCTTGAGCAAGATCACTGAGTTGCCGGACCCGTTATGCATAAAAGCATACAATTCTTTAAGGATACTTCCGGACAGGCTTCCTAAGGCCCCTGTTTTTACTACTTTTAAGCACAACGGCGACCGATACAATGCTGTCTTCACTCCGTTCAAAAATAGCCACTGGCCTTGGATTATAGGCATCTACATTCCTGAAAACGACTACCTTGGAGAAATCAAGGAAGATTACATGTTCAGCCTGATTACCGCAGCGCTGGCCGTTCTGCTTTCTGGACTCATCGGTTGGATTGTAGCCCGAAAACTTGATACCGCTAAAAAAAATGCTATTGCTGCCAATCATGCCAAAAGCCAGTTTATGGCAGTCATGAGCCACGAAATAAGAACACCCATGAACGTCATACTAGGCACTACCGACCTGCTCAAACACTCCAATCCCAGCGAAGAGCAGAAGAAATACATCAAACTTCTTGATGATTCCGGGGCAGGACTGTTGGCCTCGATCAACGATATTCTTGATATGTCCAAAGCGGAGGCCGGACTTCTTGATCTCGATAATATTGAGTTAAATCCCTCAGAAATTATACGTCAGGCCTGCACAGTCTTTGAAGTAAGCGCAGCACAGAAGGAGATTGAACTCGTCTGCACCTTTAATGACATACTTCCTGAACGAGTCATGGGAGATCCAGCACGTTTCAAACAGATTCTGCTCAACCTCATTGGAAATGCGGTCAAATTCACCGATTCAGGTGGAGTATATGTTCAAGCAGGCTGCACTCACCTGTCAAATCAGATGGTTGAGTTAAAAATTGAAATTCGAGACAGCGGACCGGGAATTCCCCCGGAAAGGCAGAAAGCAATCTTCGACCAGTTCTCCCGGTATGATAATTCCATATCCCGCGAATCTATGGGAATAGGACTGGGCTTATCCATCAGCAAGAAACTCTGCGAACTAATGAACGGTGATATAAGCGTGACCAGTATACCGGGCAGCGGAAGCACTTTTATCTTCACCATAACCATGCCGGAAACCGGAGCAATTCCTCCAGCAGAAACAAAGGAAGCGGCTAAACCGGAAAACAAAAAACTGCCCCGTAAAATTTTGCTCATCGAAGACAACCGAAGCAACAGGATGCTTTTCGAACATTTTATCTCGGACTCTCCGCATATAATGAAATGTGCTGCAAACGGAGAAGAAGGAGTCGAAATATTCAAAGAATTCCAACCGGACATAATATTCATGGATATAGAAATGCCTGTAATGGACGGTTATAAGGCCACCTCGGAAATCCGCGATTGGGAAAAGATCATCGGTCAGCCTGAAATACCGATCATTGCCCTTTCAGCCCATGCAATCAAAGGGACAGCTGAAGAAGCACGTAAATCTGGATGTACCAGTTACATGACCAAGCCGGTCACCAAAACACAATTCCTTGAAAAAATTGAAGGGGAATACAACACGGATTTAAATTAA
- a CDS encoding glycosyltransferase codes for MNKINFSINYQNQDHKMQFVQGLADQLKLSGHNCQLNNEELWNKEDSKIDAAIYLGGPHSPQPKPWHLNILIAGSAQSPSPYDHVLVSDLKDSVTLASEVITIFQEMHTKVSTRTTSTRAMLTDHEFRTHGPTVSVLMATHNRRKLLKRALKSILSQSYENLEICLVRDGGEAVDDVVAELNDSRIKLTSYEQNRGKGAALNKAFETSEGDYIAYLDDDDVWYENHIERLMVAVRLLNQDFVYSNGIEVLLESKTDPKEISRTLRYARQVELKELLEFNYITGINVLHERSLFTKAGGFDSSLKVLIDFDMWRRLACLAKPHHVNYTTAEYYLHRSKGSHITDLAAEKPLEYRKQRIKILSKNIHLSDPDLKSELQKVRRRAQFDYAVFSCTNALDQNDLQQASRSLMQAQKYYTRLYSAQLMYAVCLLRTAKPKEALSVFKDCINSNSDTASLLMACSVGIMLKDNFAGEVLEILAGRTKQMTKEQLDILNDYKERYSSSIKK; via the coding sequence ATGAATAAAATCAATTTCAGCATCAACTACCAGAATCAGGACCACAAAATGCAATTTGTGCAGGGCTTGGCAGATCAGCTTAAGCTTTCTGGTCACAATTGCCAGTTGAACAACGAAGAACTGTGGAACAAAGAGGATTCGAAGATTGATGCCGCTATATATCTGGGCGGCCCCCATTCCCCCCAACCCAAGCCATGGCACCTGAATATCCTGATAGCCGGATCAGCACAGTCCCCCTCCCCGTATGACCATGTCCTTGTTTCTGATTTAAAAGACAGCGTAACACTCGCATCTGAGGTAATTACAATATTTCAGGAAATGCATACAAAAGTATCCACCCGCACGACTTCAACGCGGGCTATGCTCACCGACCATGAATTTCGGACTCACGGCCCTACCGTATCTGTGCTGATGGCAACCCACAACCGCAGGAAACTTCTCAAACGGGCCCTCAAAAGTATTCTTTCCCAGTCATATGAAAATTTAGAAATATGTCTTGTCAGAGACGGCGGAGAAGCTGTGGACGATGTTGTTGCCGAGCTGAACGACTCACGCATCAAACTGACCTCATATGAGCAGAACCGAGGAAAAGGAGCCGCCCTCAACAAAGCCTTTGAAACAAGTGAAGGAGATTACATAGCCTATCTGGATGATGACGACGTCTGGTATGAAAACCATATTGAGCGACTCATGGTTGCTGTCAGGCTTTTGAATCAGGATTTCGTATATTCCAATGGAATTGAAGTGCTGCTGGAGTCTAAAACTGATCCAAAAGAAATCTCACGCACGCTGCGCTATGCCCGGCAGGTGGAACTGAAAGAGCTGCTTGAATTCAATTACATCACAGGTATTAATGTACTGCACGAACGTTCATTATTCACAAAAGCCGGGGGCTTTGATTCCTCATTAAAGGTTCTTATAGATTTTGATATGTGGCGCAGACTGGCCTGTTTAGCCAAGCCGCACCATGTGAATTACACGACTGCAGAGTATTACCTGCATAGAAGCAAAGGCTCACATATTACCGATCTTGCAGCAGAAAAACCGCTGGAATACAGAAAACAGCGCATCAAAATCCTGTCCAAAAATATCCACCTGAGTGACCCTGACCTGAAATCTGAACTTCAAAAAGTCCGGCGACGCGCACAATTTGATTATGCTGTATTCAGCTGCACAAACGCACTCGACCAAAACGATCTGCAACAGGCTTCCCGCAGTCTCATGCAGGCGCAAAAATACTATACCAGGCTATACAGTGCCCAGCTCATGTATGCAGTTTGCCTGTTACGCACAGCAAAGCCGAAAGAAGCCCTTTCCGTATTCAAAGATTGTATAAATAGTAATTCAGATACCGCCAGCCTGCTGATGGCCTGTTCAGTAGGCATAATGCTCAAGGATAATTTTGCAGGAGAGGTGCTGGAAATACTTGCGGGAAGAACAAAACAAATGACTAAAGAGCAGTTGGATATACTCAACGATTACAAAGAGCGCTACAGCAGCAGCATTAAAAAATAA
- a CDS encoding PEP/pyruvate-binding domain-containing protein, with translation MLPYDFLKFWSETMFAPRALLQRKYEAFKILLEYDSQALDLIADLEELFYGRKLVDRNQADCLRKQLSSAVSGMIRELQKMHPYKFRDLTEAFNRIDEYGQRAMLLPEPDYGPPYTVPLATAGECPDLAGGKAANLGRVHALGYTEALPGFVVTANAFQAFVKHNDLRSKINERLCRMEAGNVRLLSSLTLELQELFLNGEVPDHVASEIRRGLSVYLDGNGRLAVRSSALAEDSEISFAGQYASELDIHPEDVLEAYKRVLAGKYCPRAVSYRISHGLTDDDTAMAVLIVPMIDARSSGVVYSMDPDCLSRDSVGIYGVSGLGASLVDGSVIPVKGSLYRGKKPRLVSECSFDRSVLPDEEILVRLAECALKLEEQFGCPQDMEWAVDHKGQFHILQTRPLQQEPEGRKAEKGPLAAMPVLDGLERAAGGAGCGEIYFAGSGEEIARIPEGAIVVTPALKPSLLSFSAKMNGVLSLTGSRASHFSSVAREMGIPVLVGDVADRFEKGQIVTVDGAAGAVYEGCVKDVLTRSCSEAQISPRVLELYEGMIPALVHLNLVDPQGENFSPAGCESFHDLVRYCHEMAVQEMFSLVDKRGLGMGRAKKLQTDLPLVVYLLDLDMGIDPRMTKKKVIGPESVVCAPMQAFWKGLSDERVVWPEEMTHVDWDEFDRMSAGIFSKDSKLLASYGLLAEDYLHLLIRFGYHFSEVDSLCGDMPGQNYVKFRFKGGGAGFDNRVLRLDFISRVLVHYGFETEIRGDMLDGFSSRLDRSETSRQLTVLGYLMAVTRMMDMRMENEAQLETEFKGFISAMEGING, from the coding sequence ATGCTGCCGTATGATTTTCTGAAATTCTGGTCTGAAACAATGTTCGCCCCGCGGGCTTTGCTACAGCGTAAATATGAGGCTTTCAAGATTCTGCTTGAGTACGATTCTCAGGCATTGGATCTGATTGCCGACCTTGAGGAGCTGTTTTACGGCAGAAAGCTAGTGGACAGGAATCAGGCTGATTGCTTGCGTAAACAGCTTTCTTCGGCTGTGTCCGGTATGATCCGGGAGCTACAGAAAATGCATCCGTACAAGTTTCGGGATTTGACGGAAGCCTTTAACCGTATAGATGAGTATGGTCAGCGTGCCATGCTCCTGCCTGAGCCAGATTACGGTCCTCCATATACTGTTCCTCTGGCTACTGCAGGGGAATGTCCTGATCTTGCCGGAGGCAAGGCAGCCAACCTAGGGCGGGTGCATGCGCTGGGATACACCGAGGCTCTTCCCGGTTTTGTTGTTACTGCCAATGCTTTTCAGGCATTTGTGAAACACAATGATTTGCGCAGTAAGATCAATGAACGTCTTTGCCGTATGGAGGCGGGAAATGTTCGTCTGCTTTCTTCGCTGACCCTTGAATTGCAGGAACTTTTTTTGAACGGGGAGGTCCCGGACCATGTCGCAAGTGAAATCCGGCGCGGGTTAAGTGTCTATCTTGATGGAAACGGCAGGTTGGCTGTGCGTTCGAGTGCTCTGGCTGAGGACAGTGAAATATCATTTGCCGGGCAGTATGCCAGTGAATTGGATATCCATCCAGAGGATGTGCTGGAGGCTTACAAACGCGTTCTGGCTGGGAAATATTGTCCCCGTGCAGTCTCTTACCGGATATCACACGGCCTGACTGATGACGATACTGCCATGGCTGTACTTATCGTACCAATGATAGATGCCCGTAGTTCCGGCGTTGTTTATTCCATGGATCCGGATTGCCTGAGCCGGGACAGTGTAGGTATTTACGGAGTTTCCGGTCTCGGGGCTTCTCTTGTGGACGGCAGTGTTATTCCGGTCAAAGGATCGCTTTACCGAGGAAAGAAACCCCGGCTGGTCAGCGAATGCTCATTTGACCGTTCTGTGCTGCCTGATGAAGAAATACTTGTCAGGCTGGCAGAATGCGCCTTGAAGCTTGAAGAACAATTCGGATGCCCGCAGGATATGGAATGGGCTGTTGATCACAAAGGACAGTTTCACATTCTTCAGACCAGGCCGCTGCAACAGGAGCCGGAAGGCAGGAAAGCGGAAAAAGGACCTCTTGCCGCCATGCCTGTTCTAGATGGTTTGGAGCGCGCTGCCGGGGGTGCCGGTTGCGGCGAAATCTATTTTGCAGGCAGCGGTGAGGAAATTGCCCGTATTCCTGAGGGGGCAATTGTAGTTACTCCGGCCCTGAAACCGTCTTTGTTGAGCTTTTCCGCAAAGATGAATGGAGTGCTCTCTTTAACCGGGAGCAGGGCCAGTCATTTCAGTTCAGTGGCCCGTGAAATGGGTATCCCTGTGCTGGTGGGGGATGTTGCGGACCGGTTTGAGAAAGGACAGATAGTTACTGTGGACGGTGCGGCAGGAGCTGTTTACGAGGGATGTGTTAAGGACGTGCTGACCCGCTCCTGCTCGGAAGCACAAATTTCACCACGGGTGCTGGAATTGTATGAAGGGATGATTCCTGCATTGGTGCATCTGAATCTTGTTGATCCCCAAGGTGAAAACTTCAGTCCCGCAGGTTGCGAGTCTTTTCATGATCTCGTGCGTTACTGCCACGAGATGGCTGTGCAGGAGATGTTCTCGCTGGTGGACAAGCGCGGATTGGGAATGGGCCGGGCGAAAAAATTGCAGACTGACCTTCCGCTGGTTGTTTATCTGCTCGATCTCGATATGGGAATTGATCCCCGGATGACCAAAAAGAAAGTAATCGGCCCGGAGTCAGTGGTTTGCGCTCCCATGCAGGCTTTCTGGAAGGGGCTGTCAGATGAGAGGGTTGTCTGGCCTGAAGAAATGACCCATGTGGACTGGGATGAATTCGACCGCATGTCCGCCGGTATTTTCAGTAAAGATTCCAAATTGCTTGCCAGTTATGGACTGCTTGCCGAAGATTACCTGCATCTGCTGATCCGTTTCGGTTATCACTTCTCCGAGGTGGATTCCCTGTGCGGGGACATGCCCGGCCAGAATTATGTGAAGTTTCGTTTCAAGGGCGGCGGGGCCGGATTTGATAACCGTGTTCTGCGCTTGGACTTTATCAGCCGGGTACTTGTGCATTACGGCTTTGAAACTGAAATTCGAGGGGATATGCTGGATGGATTCAGTTCCCGTCTGGACCGGTCGGAAACGTCACGGCAACTGACAGTTCTGGGCTATCTCATGGCGGTAACCCGGATGATGGATATGCGGATGGAGAATGAAGCCCAATTGGAAACCGAGTTCAAGGGGTTTATTTCTGCGATGGAGGGGATTAATGGCTGA